From the genome of Pseudomonas sp. Teo4, one region includes:
- a CDS encoding aldehyde dehydrogenase family protein codes for MSLNTYKNYIDGQWCEGHATVANHSPSDTRDLIGNYHQASAEQTRQAIQAARAAQPRWASTGLEARQQVLMAIGDELIARKEELGQLLSREEGKPLAEGIGEVARSGQFFHYYAAEVLRQMGETAASVRPGIDIEVHREPVGVVGIVTPWNFPMATAAWKIAPALAFGNAVVFKPANLVPASAWALTEIISRQGLPNGTFNLVMGSGASVGETLVNSAEIDALTFTGSLATGRQVAVATAGNLVRCQLEMGSKNALVVMDDADLDLAVECALNGAFFGTGQKCTASSRLIVCDAIHDRFVEALRLRMRQLKVGHALEPGVQIGPVAEARQLEQNLEYLRLAQAEGATLVEGGERLQLETDGFYMRPALFIDSRNDMRINREEVFGPIACVIRVSDFEEALATLNDTQYGLTAGIITQSLRHASEFKRRAQTGCVMVNLPTAGTDYHVPFGGRKASSFGPREQGQYARDFYTVVKTTYVRP; via the coding sequence ATGTCACTCAATACCTACAAGAACTACATCGATGGCCAGTGGTGCGAAGGTCACGCCACGGTCGCCAACCACAGCCCCTCGGACACCCGCGACCTGATCGGCAACTACCACCAGGCCAGCGCCGAGCAGACCCGCCAGGCCATCCAGGCCGCCCGTGCCGCGCAACCGCGTTGGGCCAGCACTGGCCTTGAGGCGCGCCAGCAAGTGCTGATGGCCATCGGTGACGAGCTGATCGCCCGCAAGGAAGAACTCGGCCAGTTGCTCTCGCGTGAAGAAGGCAAACCCTTGGCCGAAGGCATCGGCGAAGTCGCCCGCAGCGGCCAGTTCTTCCACTACTACGCCGCCGAAGTGCTGCGCCAGATGGGCGAAACCGCTGCCTCCGTGCGCCCCGGCATCGACATCGAAGTGCATCGCGAACCGGTGGGTGTGGTGGGTATCGTCACACCTTGGAACTTCCCCATGGCCACTGCTGCGTGGAAGATCGCCCCGGCCCTGGCCTTCGGCAACGCCGTGGTGTTCAAACCGGCCAACCTGGTGCCGGCCAGCGCCTGGGCACTGACCGAAATCATCAGCCGCCAAGGCCTGCCCAACGGCACCTTCAACCTGGTAATGGGCAGCGGCGCCAGCGTCGGCGAAACCCTGGTGAACTCGGCCGAGATCGACGCCCTGACCTTTACCGGCTCACTGGCCACCGGCCGTCAGGTGGCGGTCGCCACCGCAGGCAATCTGGTGCGCTGCCAGCTGGAGATGGGCAGCAAGAATGCCCTGGTGGTGATGGACGACGCCGACCTCGACCTGGCCGTGGAGTGCGCACTCAATGGCGCTTTCTTCGGCACCGGCCAGAAGTGCACCGCGTCTTCTCGGCTGATCGTCTGCGACGCCATTCATGACCGCTTCGTCGAAGCCTTGCGCCTGCGCATGCGCCAGCTCAAGGTCGGCCATGCCCTGGAACCCGGCGTGCAGATCGGCCCGGTGGCCGAGGCCCGCCAGCTGGAGCAGAACCTCGAGTACCTGCGCCTGGCCCAGGCCGAAGGCGCCACCCTGGTCGAGGGCGGCGAACGCTTGCAGCTTGAAACCGACGGTTTCTACATGCGCCCGGCACTGTTCATCGACAGCCGCAACGACATGCGCATCAACCGCGAGGAAGTGTTCGGGCCAATCGCCTGCGTGATCCGCGTGAGCGACTTCGAAGAGGCACTGGCGACGCTCAACGACACTCAGTACGGCCTCACCGCCGGCATCATCACCCAGTCCCTGCGCCACGCCAGCGAGTTCAAGCGCCGTGCCCAGACCGGCTGCGTGATGGTCAACCTGCCCACCGCCGGCACCGATTACCACGTGCCGTTCGGCGGCCGCAAAGCCTCCAGCTTCGGCCCTCGGGAACAGGGGCAGTACGCCCGCGATTTCTACACCGTGGTCAAGACCACCTACGTGCGGCCTTGA
- a CDS encoding dipeptidase, with product MQDLLMIDGLQYSNWSPEIFQQMQAGGLSAVHATIAYHENARETLSRLGEWNRRFETWPQFIRPVRSASDIRLAQEEGRVGIFFGFQNCSPIEDDIALVEVFRQLGVFVMQLTYNNQSLLASGCYEQEDNGISRFGRQVIAEMNRVGMLIDMSHSAERSTLEAIELSTRPVIVSHANPSSFHAAKRNKSDAVLRGIAESGGLLGFSTYPFHLKGASECSLESFCDMVARTADLMGVEHIGIGTDLCQAQPLSVLEWMRNGRWSKDKDYGEGSKDNANWPAPLQWFRDSRDFPNIAQGLRARGFAEDDVRKIMGLNWLRLLETATPAQA from the coding sequence ATGCAAGACTTACTGATGATCGATGGCTTGCAGTACTCCAACTGGAGCCCGGAAATCTTCCAGCAGATGCAGGCTGGGGGCCTGAGCGCGGTGCACGCCACCATCGCCTACCACGAGAACGCCCGCGAGACCCTCTCGCGTCTCGGCGAATGGAACCGCCGCTTCGAGACCTGGCCGCAGTTTATCCGTCCGGTGCGTTCGGCCAGCGATATCCGCCTGGCCCAGGAAGAAGGCCGGGTGGGGATTTTCTTCGGTTTCCAGAACTGCTCGCCGATCGAAGATGACATCGCCCTGGTGGAAGTGTTCCGCCAGCTGGGTGTGTTCGTCATGCAGCTCACCTATAACAACCAGAGCCTGCTGGCCAGCGGTTGCTACGAACAGGAAGACAATGGCATCAGCCGTTTCGGCCGTCAGGTGATTGCCGAGATGAACCGGGTGGGCATGCTCATCGACATGTCCCACAGCGCCGAGCGCAGCACCCTGGAAGCCATCGAGCTGTCCACACGGCCGGTGATCGTTTCGCACGCCAACCCGTCGAGTTTCCATGCCGCCAAGCGCAACAAGTCCGACGCGGTGCTGCGTGGCATCGCCGAGTCCGGCGGGCTGCTGGGTTTCAGCACCTACCCCTTCCACCTCAAAGGGGCCTCGGAGTGCAGCCTGGAGAGCTTCTGCGACATGGTCGCGCGCACTGCCGACCTGATGGGCGTCGAACACATCGGCATCGGCACCGACCTGTGCCAGGCGCAGCCGCTGTCGGTACTGGAGTGGATGCGCAACGGCCGCTGGAGCAAAGACAAAGACTATGGCGAAGGCAGCAAGGACAACGCCAACTGGCCGGCACCGCTGCAGTGGTTCCGCGACAGCCGCGACTTCCCCAACATCGCCCAGGGCCTGCGCGCTCGCGGCTTTGCCGAAGACGATGTACGCAAGATCATGGGACTGAACTGGTTGCGCCTGCTGGAGACCGCCACCCCGGCGCAGGCCTGA
- a CDS encoding BCCT family transporter, whose protein sequence is MKNPTTLQAEGQAMGLPLARDIDWPLFVISGGFLGAFLVAALVDIDAVSALVNTLFAWSTKAFGLYWQVLMLATFVVSLAIGFSKCGRVRLGGVTQRPDISTFNWIAVIMCALLAGGGAFWAAAEPLMHFASPPPFFAGVQPHSEAAATAALAQSFVHWGFLAWAVLGSLLAIVLMHLHYDKGLPLAPRTLLYPLFGERALKGPIGTLADATSIIAVVAGTIGPIGFLGLQISSALHAVWGLPNDLVTQSLTIVLVTLMYTVSCLVGLKGIRFVSEINVWLMLGLALFMVVFGPTLFILGGFPSAFALHVEHFIPLAMFRADPKWLDWWTVFYWGWFIGYAPMVALYVARISRGRTIREIIMTLSIIAPLVTMFWFTVVGGTGIGLELQTPGIVTAHGAQPEDLLLGVTQNLPLGGLISALFLFLSFISVATNGDAMAFTVALAMSSSDKPKKWLCGFWAIGMGLAAVVLITIGAGGVTALQSFIVITAVPVSLVILPALWDAVRIARHMAREQGV, encoded by the coding sequence ATGAAAAACCCAACCACCCTGCAGGCTGAAGGCCAGGCCATGGGCCTGCCGCTGGCGCGGGACATCGACTGGCCGCTGTTCGTGATCAGCGGCGGTTTCCTCGGCGCGTTCCTGGTTGCCGCCCTGGTCGACATCGACGCGGTGTCGGCGCTGGTCAACACCCTGTTCGCCTGGTCAACCAAGGCCTTTGGCCTGTACTGGCAAGTCCTGATGCTGGCGACCTTCGTGGTGAGCCTGGCCATCGGTTTCTCGAAATGCGGCCGGGTGCGCCTCGGCGGCGTGACGCAGCGCCCGGACATCAGCACCTTCAACTGGATCGCGGTGATCATGTGCGCGCTGCTGGCCGGGGGTGGTGCCTTCTGGGCCGCCGCCGAGCCCTTGATGCACTTCGCCAGCCCACCGCCGTTCTTCGCCGGCGTGCAGCCACACAGCGAAGCCGCAGCCACCGCAGCCCTGGCGCAGTCCTTCGTGCACTGGGGGTTCCTGGCCTGGGCGGTGCTCGGCAGCCTGTTGGCCATCGTGCTGATGCACCTGCACTACGACAAGGGCCTGCCCCTGGCCCCGCGTACTCTGCTCTACCCGCTGTTCGGTGAACGCGCCCTCAAGGGGCCGATCGGCACCCTGGCCGACGCCACCTCGATCATCGCGGTGGTCGCCGGCACCATCGGCCCGATCGGTTTCCTCGGCCTGCAGATCAGCAGCGCCCTGCATGCGGTATGGGGCCTGCCCAACGACCTGGTCACCCAGTCGCTGACCATCGTCCTGGTCACCCTGATGTACACCGTCTCCTGCCTGGTGGGCCTCAAGGGCATCCGCTTCGTTAGCGAGATCAACGTCTGGCTGATGCTTGGCCTGGCACTGTTCATGGTGGTGTTCGGGCCGACCCTGTTCATTCTCGGCGGCTTCCCGTCGGCCTTCGCCCTGCATGTGGAGCACTTCATCCCGCTGGCGATGTTCCGCGCCGACCCCAAGTGGCTGGACTGGTGGACGGTGTTCTACTGGGGCTGGTTCATCGGCTATGCGCCCATGGTCGCGCTGTATGTCGCCCGCATCTCGCGTGGCCGCACCATTCGCGAGATCATCATGACGCTGTCGATCATCGCGCCGCTGGTGACCATGTTCTGGTTCACCGTGGTCGGTGGTACCGGAATCGGCCTTGAGCTGCAAACGCCCGGCATCGTCACCGCCCATGGCGCCCAGCCGGAAGACCTGCTGCTGGGTGTGACGCAGAACCTGCCGCTGGGCGGCCTGATCAGCGCGCTGTTCCTGTTCCTGAGTTTCATCTCGGTGGCCACCAACGGCGATGCCATGGCCTTCACCGTGGCGCTGGCGATGTCCAGCAGCGACAAACCGAAAAAATGGCTGTGCGGCTTCTGGGCCATCGGCATGGGCCTGGCGGCGGTGGTGCTGATCACCATCGGTGCGGGCGGTGTGACGGCCCTGCAGTCCTTCATTGTCATCACCGCGGTGCCGGTGTCGCTGGTGATACTGCCGGCGTTGTGGGATGCGGTGCGCATCGCCCGGCACATGGCCCGCGAACAAGGCGTCTGA
- a CDS encoding DUF3726 domain-containing protein has product MRISLNEIQVMCRKAFEGMGFAAGDCEDAAELVGWLQLQGLDGIGTLEKALDYLQREADQSFSLSYEDDSLLVIDANGQSVLRCAATAVELALAKALQSGQALLRIRHCHNRVLLLGQLSRAAELGLDVQAHWGDARLRHIATFNAGANRPTLHCEEQPCTDDAVEQGISVSFSRPARCVSTTSPANAQATLAEGFTISEQTWQRLKQLADNILVESTDASRRHGAGAGNDAD; this is encoded by the coding sequence ATGCGCATCTCGCTCAACGAAATTCAGGTGATGTGTCGCAAGGCCTTCGAAGGCATGGGCTTTGCCGCTGGCGACTGCGAGGATGCCGCCGAGCTGGTGGGCTGGTTGCAACTGCAAGGGCTCGATGGCATCGGCACCCTGGAGAAGGCGCTGGACTACCTGCAGCGCGAAGCGGATCAGTCCTTCAGCCTGAGCTACGAGGATGACAGCCTGCTGGTGATCGACGCCAACGGCCAAAGCGTGTTGCGCTGCGCCGCCACCGCGGTGGAACTGGCGCTGGCCAAGGCCCTGCAAAGTGGGCAGGCGCTACTGCGGATCCGCCATTGCCACAACCGCGTGTTGTTGCTGGGCCAACTGAGCCGTGCCGCCGAGCTGGGCCTGGATGTCCAGGCCCACTGGGGCGATGCCCGCCTGCGCCACATCGCCACCTTCAACGCGGGTGCCAACCGCCCCACGCTGCATTGCGAAGAACAACCCTGCACTGACGACGCCGTCGAGCAAGGCATCAGCGTGTCGTTCAGCCGCCCGGCCCGGTGCGTCAGCACGACGTCGCCTGCCAATGCCCAGGCCACGCTGGCCGAGGGTTTCACCATCAGCGAGCAGACCTGGCAACGGCTCAAGCAGCTGGCCGACAACATCCTGGTCGAAAGCACCGATGCCTCCCGCCGCCATGGCGCCGGTGCCGGCAACGACGCCGACTGA
- a CDS encoding RidA family protein, with product MKYAIKTELFASKAPLEWAVVGNGTLYTAQIPIDAQGQVVPGGIEAQTRQTLDNLCHTLQAAGSSLDAVTQVLIYVTDRSYLAAVNAVYAEYFQAPYPNRAAVVVAGLAREEMLVELVVYACIPLSEPS from the coding sequence ATGAAGTACGCCATCAAGACCGAGCTGTTCGCCTCCAAGGCCCCGCTGGAATGGGCCGTCGTCGGCAACGGCACGCTCTACACCGCACAGATTCCCATCGACGCCCAGGGCCAGGTGGTGCCCGGTGGCATCGAGGCCCAGACACGCCAGACCCTGGACAACCTGTGCCATACCCTGCAAGCCGCAGGCAGTTCGCTGGATGCCGTGACCCAGGTGCTGATCTATGTAACCGACCGTAGCTACCTGGCGGCGGTCAATGCCGTCTATGCCGAGTATTTCCAGGCGCCCTACCCCAACCGCGCGGCCGTCGTGGTCGCCGGGCTGGCCCGGGAAGAGATGCTGGTGGAGCTGGTGGTCTACGCCTGCATTCCGTTGAGCGAACCCAGTTGA
- the katB gene encoding catalase KatB, which produces MVPVLRFFQPGRLLVAATLATSVLSMSVHAATLTRDSGAPVGDNQNSQTAGPNGAVLLQDANLLQKLQRFDRERIPERVVHARGTGAHGEFTASADISDLSIAKVFRQGEKTPVFVRFSSVVHGTHSPETLRDPRGFATKFYTAEGNWDLVGNNFPTFFIRDAIKFPDMVHAFKPDPRTNLDDDSRRFDFFSHVPEATRTLTLLYSNEGTPASYREMDGNSVHAYKLVNSQGEVHYVKFHWKSLQGQKNLDPKEVEKIQGRDYSHMTNDLVSAINKGQFPKWDLYIQVLKPEDLAKFDFDPLDATKIWPNVPERKIGQMVLNRNVGNFFQETEQVAMAPSNLVPGIEPSEDRLLQGRLFAYADTQMYRIGVNGLSLPVNQPRIPVNNINQDGQANAGHATSGVNYQPSRLQPREEQASARYVSTPLVGSTQQVKIQREQNFKQTGELFRSYSRKEQTDLINSLGESLAVTDEESRYIMLSFFYKADSDYGTGLAKVAKADLKRVQQLAAKLQD; this is translated from the coding sequence ATGGTCCCTGTTCTACGCTTTTTCCAACCTGGCCGCCTGCTGGTTGCAGCCACCCTCGCCACCAGCGTGCTGTCGATGTCCGTCCACGCGGCGACGCTGACCCGCGACAGCGGTGCTCCGGTGGGTGACAACCAGAACTCGCAGACTGCAGGCCCCAACGGCGCGGTGCTGCTGCAAGACGCCAACCTGCTGCAAAAGCTCCAGCGCTTCGACCGCGAACGCATTCCAGAGCGCGTGGTACACGCCCGTGGCACCGGGGCACATGGTGAGTTCACCGCCAGCGCCGACATCAGCGACCTGAGCATCGCCAAAGTCTTCCGCCAGGGTGAAAAGACCCCCGTCTTCGTCCGATTCTCTTCCGTGGTTCACGGCACCCACTCGCCGGAAACCCTGCGCGACCCGCGTGGCTTTGCCACCAAGTTCTACACCGCAGAAGGCAACTGGGACCTGGTTGGCAACAACTTCCCGACCTTCTTCATTCGCGACGCCATCAAGTTCCCGGACATGGTCCACGCCTTCAAGCCGGACCCGCGCACCAACCTCGATGACGACTCCCGTCGCTTCGACTTCTTCTCCCATGTGCCAGAAGCCACCCGCACCCTGACCCTGCTGTACTCCAACGAGGGCACACCGGCCAGCTACCGCGAAATGGATGGCAACAGCGTGCATGCCTACAAGCTTGTCAACAGCCAGGGCGAAGTGCACTACGTGAAGTTCCACTGGAAGAGCCTGCAAGGTCAGAAGAACCTCGACCCGAAAGAAGTCGAAAAGATTCAGGGCCGCGACTACAGCCACATGACCAACGACCTGGTCAGCGCAATCAACAAAGGCCAGTTCCCCAAGTGGGACCTGTACATTCAGGTGCTCAAACCTGAAGACCTGGCCAAGTTCGACTTCGACCCGCTGGATGCCACCAAGATCTGGCCGAACGTACCCGAGCGCAAGATCGGTCAGATGGTGCTGAACCGCAATGTCGGCAACTTCTTCCAGGAAACCGAGCAGGTGGCGATGGCGCCGTCGAATCTGGTGCCTGGCATCGAGCCTTCCGAGGACCGCCTGCTGCAAGGCCGCCTGTTTGCCTATGCCGACACCCAGATGTACCGCATCGGCGTCAACGGCCTGAGCCTGCCGGTCAACCAGCCACGCATCCCGGTGAACAACATCAACCAGGACGGCCAAGCCAACGCCGGTCATGCAACCAGCGGTGTGAACTACCAGCCAAGCCGCCTGCAACCGCGTGAAGAGCAAGCCAGCGCCCGCTACGTTTCCACCCCGCTGGTCGGCAGCACCCAGCAGGTGAAGATCCAGCGTGAGCAGAACTTCAAGCAGACCGGCGAACTGTTCCGCTCCTACAGCAGGAAGGAACAGACCGACCTGATCAACAGCCTGGGTGAATCGCTGGCCGTTACTGATGAAGAGAGCCGCTACATCATGCTGTCTTTCTTCTACAAGGCCGATAGCGACTATGGCACCGGCTTGGCCAAAGTGGCCAAGGCAGACCTCAAACGCGTTCAACAGCTGGCAGCCAAGCTGCAGGACTGA
- a CDS encoding ankyrin repeat domain-containing protein — translation MYKWLFAAFIGLPSLAALAVEPQPLQVQQSDVEHRLRDYFFDASRRGDQAMLNEFIQAGYPLDTRDEKGYTGLILAAYHGQRDAVEQLLAAGADACAQDRRGNTALMGAIFKGELQIARRLLDAKCNPDQRNASGQTAAMYAALFQRTALLDTLKAQGADLEAKDAMGNSVQSLRQGEVIGTAAPH, via the coding sequence ATGTACAAATGGCTGTTCGCGGCCTTCATCGGCCTGCCAAGCCTAGCGGCCCTGGCAGTGGAACCGCAGCCGCTGCAAGTACAGCAAAGTGACGTCGAGCATCGCTTGCGCGACTATTTTTTCGACGCGTCGCGCCGGGGTGATCAGGCGATGCTCAACGAATTCATCCAGGCGGGCTACCCACTGGATACCCGCGATGAAAAGGGCTACACCGGCCTGATCCTGGCGGCCTATCACGGCCAGCGCGACGCGGTTGAACAATTGCTGGCAGCAGGCGCGGACGCTTGCGCCCAGGACCGTCGGGGCAACACCGCACTGATGGGGGCGATATTCAAAGGCGAGCTGCAGATTGCCCGGCGCCTGCTCGATGCCAAGTGCAACCCTGACCAGCGCAATGCCTCAGGGCAGACCGCCGCCATGTATGCGGCCCTGTTCCAGCGCACGGCATTGCTGGACACCCTGAAGGCACAGGGCGCAGACCTTGAGGCCAAAGACGCCATGGGCAACAGCGTGCAAAGCCTTCGCCAAGGTGAAGTCATCGGTACGGCGGCGCCCCACTGA
- a CDS encoding ureidoglycolate lyase — protein MKLLRYGEKGNERPGMLDTQGRIRDLGEQVTDIAGAALTPEGLARLASLDPASLPLVPGNPRIGACVGQIGKFICIGLNYADHAAEAGMAVPSEPIIFNKWTSAVCGPNDDVEIPRGSSKTDWEVELGVVIGKGGRYIDEANALEHVAGYCVINDVSEREWQLERGGTWDKGKGFDTFGPIGPWLVTRDEVADPHNLDLWLEVDGKRYQQGNTRTLIFRIPQIIAYLSRCMSLQPGDVISTGTPPGVGMGIKPVPVFLRPGQVMRLGIEGLGEQRQFTVSEAQVESASGERLGLCGR, from the coding sequence ATGAAGTTGTTGCGATACGGCGAAAAAGGCAATGAACGTCCCGGCATGCTGGACACCCAGGGGCGCATTCGCGACCTTGGCGAGCAGGTGACGGACATCGCCGGTGCTGCGCTGACGCCCGAGGGCCTTGCCCGCCTGGCCAGCCTCGACCCTGCCAGCCTGCCGCTGGTGCCGGGCAACCCGCGTATCGGCGCCTGTGTCGGGCAGATCGGCAAGTTCATCTGCATTGGCCTGAACTACGCAGACCATGCCGCCGAGGCGGGCATGGCGGTGCCCAGCGAGCCGATCATTTTCAACAAATGGACCAGCGCGGTGTGCGGGCCGAACGATGATGTCGAGATTCCCCGTGGCTCGAGCAAGACCGACTGGGAAGTGGAGTTGGGCGTGGTGATCGGCAAGGGCGGGCGCTACATCGATGAAGCCAATGCCCTGGAGCACGTCGCCGGTTACTGCGTGATCAACGATGTGTCGGAACGTGAGTGGCAACTGGAGCGCGGCGGGACTTGGGACAAGGGCAAGGGGTTCGACACCTTCGGGCCAATCGGGCCCTGGCTGGTGACCCGTGATGAAGTGGCCGACCCGCACAATCTCGACCTATGGCTGGAGGTGGACGGCAAGCGCTATCAGCAAGGCAACACCCGAACCTTGATCTTCCGTATTCCACAGATCATCGCCTACCTGAGCCGCTGCATGAGCTTGCAACCGGGCGATGTGATTTCCACCGGCACTCCGCCGGGTGTCGGCATGGGGATCAAACCGGTGCCGGTGTTCCTGCGCCCGGGGCAGGTCATGCGGCTGGGTATCGAAGGCCTTGGCGAGCAGCGTCAGTTCACGGTGTCTGAAGCACAGGTTGAAAGCGCCTCAGGTGAGCGGCTTGGTCTCTGTGGGCGGTAA
- a CDS encoding SDR family oxidoreductase: MNLAGKRVLITAAGQGIGLASAQAFAAAGAEVVGSDIAIDNLLQQPGIEARLLDVTSTSAIEGLRDELGDIDVLFNCAGFVHSGAILDCDESAWERSLAINVTAMYRTIRAFLPGMLRRGGGSIINMSSVVSSVKAVPNRFAYGASKAAVIGLTKAVAADYIGQGIRCNAICPGTVDSPSLHQRIAAQALAQDRTTDEVYGQFIARQPMGRLGSAEEIAQLAVYLGSDASAYTTGGVHLIDGGMSL; the protein is encoded by the coding sequence ATGAACCTTGCGGGCAAGCGTGTACTCATTACGGCAGCGGGGCAGGGCATTGGCCTTGCCAGCGCCCAGGCCTTCGCCGCCGCCGGTGCCGAAGTGGTCGGCAGCGACATCGCCATCGACAACCTGTTGCAACAGCCTGGCATCGAGGCCCGGCTGCTCGACGTGACGTCGACGTCGGCCATCGAGGGGCTGCGCGACGAACTGGGTGATATCGATGTGTTGTTCAACTGCGCGGGCTTCGTGCACAGCGGCGCGATTCTCGATTGCGACGAGTCGGCCTGGGAGCGTTCGCTGGCGATCAATGTCACGGCGATGTACCGCACGATTCGCGCGTTTCTGCCGGGCATGTTGCGCCGTGGTGGTGGCTCGATCATCAACATGTCCTCGGTGGTTTCCAGCGTCAAGGCGGTGCCCAACCGCTTCGCCTACGGTGCCAGCAAGGCGGCGGTCATTGGCCTGACCAAAGCCGTGGCGGCCGACTACATTGGTCAGGGCATTCGCTGCAATGCAATCTGCCCCGGCACGGTCGACTCGCCCTCGCTGCACCAGCGCATCGCCGCCCAGGCACTTGCCCAGGACCGCACCACCGACGAGGTCTATGGACAGTTCATCGCTCGCCAACCCATGGGGCGCCTTGGCAGCGCCGAGGAGATCGCCCAGTTGGCGGTGTACCTGGGAAGTGATGCTTCGGCCTATACCACCGGTGGCGTGCACCTGATCGATGGCGGCATGAGCCTTTGA
- a CDS encoding MFS transporter → MHNPSTSPAAAPDFEDRTYRKVILRILPILLLCYMAAYLDRVNIGFAKLDMLNDLQFSNTVYALGASVFFWGYFLFEVPSNLLLHRYGARFWIARIMLSWAIISMAVAFTVPLATFFHVEASTMFYALRFLLGICEAGFFPGVILYLNYWFPTHRQSRVMSGFLMAMPVSLTLGGVLSGWLMTSFNGWHGLAGWQWMLLIEGLPSVVMAVIVFTCLCDNIDKAHWLSAEEKQLLKANLQQDGEGKVSRLSEVFFNPRVWLLVFILLTFNTGFYGLAFWMPSIIKSAGITSTFEIGLLTAIPYGVAVIAMLLNARHSNRTGERRLHAAIPALIGGCGLILSAWFSSNLVLSVLFLTVAASGVLSLMPIFWTLPGTVLSGVAAAAGIGMINAFGNLSGFTGSMITAVAENLTGNINNGTYVLGLCLFASALLIMAIPAAMLGRKQDAAEPKLKLEAA, encoded by the coding sequence ATGCACAACCCATCCACATCGCCGGCCGCCGCGCCGGACTTCGAAGACCGTACCTACCGCAAGGTGATCCTGCGTATCCTGCCGATTCTGCTGTTGTGTTACATGGCGGCCTACCTTGACCGGGTCAACATCGGCTTCGCCAAGCTGGACATGCTCAACGACCTGCAGTTCAGCAATACCGTCTACGCCCTGGGGGCCAGCGTGTTCTTCTGGGGCTATTTCCTGTTCGAAGTGCCGAGCAACCTATTGCTGCATCGCTACGGTGCGCGCTTCTGGATTGCCCGCATCATGCTGAGCTGGGCCATCATTTCCATGGCTGTGGCCTTCACCGTGCCCCTGGCCACCTTCTTCCATGTCGAAGCCAGCACGATGTTCTACGCGCTGCGTTTTCTGCTGGGCATCTGTGAAGCCGGGTTTTTCCCTGGGGTGATCCTGTACCTCAACTACTGGTTCCCCACCCACCGGCAAAGCCGGGTGATGTCCGGGTTCCTGATGGCCATGCCGGTCAGCCTGACCCTCGGTGGCGTGCTGTCAGGCTGGCTGATGACCAGCTTCAACGGTTGGCACGGCCTGGCCGGCTGGCAATGGATGCTGTTGATCGAAGGCCTGCCTTCGGTGGTGATGGCGGTGATCGTCTTCACCTGCCTGTGCGACAACATCGACAAGGCGCACTGGCTGTCGGCCGAGGAAAAACAGCTGCTCAAGGCCAACCTGCAACAGGACGGCGAGGGCAAGGTATCGCGCCTGAGCGAGGTGTTCTTCAACCCACGGGTGTGGCTGCTGGTGTTCATCCTGCTGACCTTCAATACCGGGTTCTACGGCCTGGCCTTCTGGATGCCGTCGATCATCAAGAGCGCAGGCATCACCAGCACCTTCGAGATCGGCCTGCTGACCGCGATTCCCTATGGTGTGGCGGTGATTGCCATGCTGCTCAACGCGCGCCATTCCAACCGCACCGGCGAGCGTCGCCTGCATGCTGCGATACCGGCTTTGATCGGCGGTTGTGGGCTGATCCTCAGTGCGTGGTTCTCCAGCAACCTGGTGTTGTCGGTGCTGTTCCTGACGGTGGCCGCTTCGGGTGTGTTGAGCCTGATGCCGATCTTCTGGACCTTGCCGGGCACGGTGTTGTCGGGCGTGGCGGCCGCCGCCGGGATTGGCATGATCAACGCGTTCGGTAACCTCTCTGGCTTCACCGGCTCGATGATCACGGCAGTGGCCGAGAACCTCACCGGCAACATCAACAACGGCACCTACGTGCTGGGCCTGTGCCTGTTCGCCAGCGCCTTGCTGATCATGGCCATTCCGGCCGCCATGCTCGGCCGCAAGCAAGATGCGGCCGAGCCGAAACTGAAACTGGAGGCCGCATGA